The following proteins are co-located in the Alcaligenes faecalis genome:
- a CDS encoding 6,7-dimethyl-8-ribityllumazine synthase → MNSITPAHLLAPRIAFIQACWHKDIVDQARLGFIDEVKAMGHDSSQIEVFEVGGAFEIPLHAQRLAQSGQYAAVVAAGLVVDGGIYRHDFVATAVIQGLMQVQLSTNVPVFSVVLTPHHFHDGKEHHDYFHRHFVIKGQEAARTCLDTVSKLQALPAASVAAL, encoded by the coding sequence TACCCCAGCCCATCTTCTGGCTCCCCGTATCGCCTTTATTCAAGCGTGCTGGCACAAGGACATTGTGGATCAGGCCCGCCTGGGTTTTATCGACGAAGTCAAAGCCATGGGCCACGACAGCAGCCAGATCGAGGTCTTTGAAGTGGGCGGCGCCTTTGAAATCCCGCTACATGCGCAACGTCTGGCCCAATCGGGTCAATATGCCGCTGTTGTGGCTGCCGGTCTGGTGGTTGATGGCGGTATCTATCGCCACGACTTTGTAGCGACCGCCGTGATTCAAGGCTTGATGCAAGTCCAGCTCAGCACCAACGTGCCGGTGTTTTCAGTCGTGCTGACTCCTCACCATTTCCATGATGGCAAAGAACACCACGATTACTTCCACCGTCACTTTGTGATCAAGGGGCAGGAAGCGGCCCGTACGTGCCTGGATACCGTGAGCAAGTTGCAGGCTCTGCCTGCGGCATCTGTCGCCGCGCTCTAA
- a CDS encoding response regulator, with protein MARILVVDDEIGIRELLSEILYDEGHTVQLAENAAQAREARLRGRPDLVLLDIWMPDTDGVSLLKEWASQGLLDMPVVMMSGHATVDTAVEATRIGAVDFLEKPITMQRLLKTVASGLERTVAPKSLAVAARPMAQGGDRRPDAAAMAPGLAPAMAVPEVEQDESQLGSISLDLPLREARDEFERIYFEYHLRRENHSMTRVSERTGLERTHLYRKLKQLGIDSSRKRNQS; from the coding sequence ATGGCCAGAATTCTGGTAGTTGATGACGAAATCGGCATTCGGGAACTTTTGTCGGAAATTCTTTACGACGAAGGGCACACCGTGCAATTGGCAGAAAATGCCGCCCAGGCTCGCGAGGCACGCTTGCGGGGCCGTCCCGATCTGGTCTTGCTGGATATCTGGATGCCAGACACGGACGGTGTCAGCCTGCTCAAAGAGTGGGCCTCCCAAGGCTTGCTGGATATGCCTGTGGTCATGATGAGTGGCCATGCCACGGTGGATACCGCGGTGGAAGCCACCCGTATTGGGGCGGTGGATTTCCTGGAAAAACCCATCACCATGCAGCGACTGCTCAAGACCGTAGCCTCGGGGCTGGAGCGTACTGTTGCCCCCAAATCGCTGGCAGTCGCAGCTCGCCCGATGGCTCAAGGGGGTGATCGTCGTCCGGATGCAGCAGCAATGGCTCCCGGTCTGGCACCAGCCATGGCCGTCCCTGAAGTCGAGCAGGATGAGTCTCAGCTAGGCAGCATCTCTTTGGATCTGCCATTGCGCGAAGCGCGTGACGAGTTCGAGCGCATTTATTTTGAGTATCATCTGCGCCGTGAAAATCACAGTATGACACGCGTGTCGGAGCGTACCGGTCTGGAGCGCACCCACTTGTATCGCAAGCTTAAACAACTGGGTATAGACTCGTCGCGCAAGCGTAATCAGTCTTGA
- a CDS encoding ATP-binding protein, with the protein MRWILRTALFGAGVSALALFSLLVWSTGNASRYAQQYDLLLVLNGVLAATLISWVLLLTIRLFRQIRRRQFGARMTARFAFYFTLIGIIPGALIYLLSVQFMSRSIESWFNVRVDSALESGLSLGRAALDSQLNELEGRANEMVSALNKADSAQYSSLLISLRENSGVTEAMVFSGNGRLIAFSSGRYDTLLPDMPPSSVMNQLRIAGRYSAAEVDDDAPVHDNGLDEGGVPAESTGLRLRTVLPLADPNRFAATLSGTADSRWLQVIQPVPDKIARNANQVQQGFRDYQELALSRQGLRKLYGITLTLALILAVFTAVAAALALSRRLTRPLLTLAAGTQAVGVGDYRALPEPPAKDEVGQLTRSFNAMTRQLDEARRMVEKNRLQLERSNMYLESVLSNLSSGVLAFDEMFRVTMFNQGAQRILQVDLRSIKGRPLETLEGAVTFASVIREAFSTHQAMGSDHPYWQQQFELEMQEGNEARDTIVTVLARGTLLRVDGQPTGYLVVFDDITDVISASRLVAWSEVARRLAHEIKNPLTPIQLSAERLAMKLESQLDDVHAAMLLRYTNTIVNQVSSLKKMVEDFREYARKPATQMQALNLNELITEVLTLYGWDPEEGMVRDDGYSVAIDVELDPDLPMVQGDPTQLRQVIHNLLANAREAAAQDQSLDQAHVFVKTMIAGVEGSDSSGAVSFVVSDNGPGFDPQMLVRVFEPYVTTKPTGTGLGLAIVKKIIEEHGGRIDVSNRREGGARISILFTRLAGQHIRLDSGRRANDNA; encoded by the coding sequence ATTCGTTGGATCTTGCGCACCGCTCTGTTCGGAGCGGGGGTCAGCGCCTTGGCGCTGTTTTCGCTTCTTGTCTGGTCTACGGGCAACGCCTCGCGCTACGCACAGCAGTATGACTTGCTGTTGGTGCTTAACGGTGTATTGGCCGCCACGCTGATTTCCTGGGTGCTGTTGCTGACGATTCGTCTGTTCAGACAAATACGCCGACGTCAGTTTGGTGCCCGTATGACGGCGCGCTTTGCTTTTTATTTCACCTTGATCGGCATTATTCCGGGGGCGCTGATTTATCTGCTTTCGGTGCAGTTCATGTCACGTTCTATCGAGTCCTGGTTCAATGTACGGGTGGATTCGGCGCTGGAGTCGGGCTTGAGCCTGGGCCGCGCCGCCCTGGATTCGCAGTTGAACGAGCTGGAAGGTCGGGCAAATGAAATGGTGTCGGCACTGAACAAGGCAGATAGTGCGCAGTACAGCAGTTTGCTGATCTCCTTGCGTGAGAACAGCGGGGTGACGGAGGCAATGGTGTTTTCGGGCAATGGTCGTTTGATTGCCTTTTCCTCGGGCCGCTATGACACGCTGCTACCTGATATGCCGCCCTCCAGCGTGATGAATCAGCTGCGTATTGCAGGCCGCTATTCGGCTGCCGAGGTGGATGATGATGCCCCTGTTCACGATAACGGGCTCGATGAAGGCGGGGTACCTGCAGAGTCAACAGGCTTGCGCCTGCGCACGGTTCTGCCTTTGGCGGATCCCAATCGCTTTGCGGCGACCTTGAGTGGTACGGCAGACTCGCGCTGGCTGCAGGTCATTCAGCCTGTGCCGGACAAGATTGCACGCAATGCCAACCAGGTGCAGCAAGGGTTTCGGGATTATCAGGAGCTGGCCTTGTCTCGTCAGGGCTTGCGCAAGCTCTACGGTATTACGCTGACGCTGGCTTTGATCCTGGCTGTGTTTACGGCAGTGGCGGCCGCCTTGGCCTTGTCGCGCCGCCTGACGCGCCCATTATTGACGCTGGCCGCCGGGACGCAAGCGGTGGGGGTAGGGGACTACCGTGCTTTGCCTGAGCCACCTGCCAAGGATGAAGTCGGCCAACTGACGCGCTCTTTCAATGCCATGACCCGACAGTTGGATGAAGCGCGTCGCATGGTTGAGAAAAATCGCCTGCAGTTGGAACGCTCCAATATGTACTTGGAGTCGGTGCTCAGTAACCTGTCCAGTGGTGTGTTGGCTTTTGACGAGATGTTCCGTGTCACCATGTTCAACCAGGGCGCGCAGCGTATCTTGCAGGTGGATTTGCGCTCGATTAAAGGGCGTCCGTTGGAAACGCTGGAAGGGGCCGTGACTTTTGCTTCGGTGATACGAGAAGCCTTTTCCACGCATCAGGCCATGGGCTCGGATCACCCTTATTGGCAGCAGCAGTTTGAATTGGAAATGCAAGAAGGTAATGAAGCGCGTGATACTATCGTCACCGTTTTGGCTCGTGGTACCTTGTTGCGTGTGGATGGTCAACCAACCGGCTATCTGGTGGTGTTTGACGATATTACTGACGTGATTTCCGCCAGCCGTCTGGTGGCCTGGAGCGAGGTGGCCCGACGTCTGGCACACGAGATCAAGAACCCCTTGACGCCTATTCAGTTGTCTGCCGAACGTCTGGCCATGAAACTGGAGTCGCAGTTGGATGACGTCCATGCTGCCATGTTGCTGCGCTATACCAATACCATCGTCAATCAAGTTAGTTCGCTGAAAAAGATGGTGGAAGATTTCCGAGAGTATGCTCGTAAGCCCGCTACTCAGATGCAAGCTCTGAATCTGAACGAGCTGATTACTGAAGTGTTGACTTTATATGGTTGGGACCCGGAAGAAGGCATGGTCCGGGACGATGGTTATAGTGTGGCGATCGATGTGGAGCTGGACCCCGATTTGCCCATGGTGCAAGGGGATCCGACGCAACTGCGTCAGGTTATCCATAATCTGTTGGCCAATGCCCGTGAAGCGGCGGCTCAGGATCAATCACTTGACCAGGCGCATGTATTTGTTAAAACCATGATTGCGGGCGTAGAAGGTTCCGATTCTTCTGGTGCAGTCAGTTTTGTGGTGTCAGATAACGGACCTGGTTTTGATCCCCAGATGCTGGTGCGTGTTTTTGAGCCTTACGTAACCACCAAGCCCACCGGTACGGGTCTGGGACTTGCTATAGTTAAGAAAATCATCGAGGAGCACGGCGGCAGAATCGATGTTTCCAATCGTCGTGAGGGGGGGGCTCGCATTTCCATCCTCTTTACCCGGCTTGCTGGCCAGCATATTCGTCTGGACTCTGGGCGGCGAGCAAACGATAATGCGTAA